Genomic segment of Luteolibacter sp. Y139:
GCTTTACAACAACGTGCTGGCCGGGGTGAACCTGGAGGGGAATCGCTTCTTTTACGTCAATCCGCTGGAGAGTGACGGGCATCGTCCTTTCAACCAAGGCACTGCGGGGAGGGCGGAGTGGTTTCACACGGCGTGCTGTCCGACGAACCTTGCGAGGTTGCTGCCGCAGGTGGCGGGGATGATTTATTCTGCGGACGAGAAGGATCTGTATGTGGGGCTCTATGCGGGCAGCGAGACGCAGGTGGATCTGGCGGGGACGAAGGTGAAGGTGGCGCAGAAGACCGGGTATCCTTTCAGTGGGAAGGTGGAGCTATCGCTCGATCCGGAGACTCCGGCGGAGTTTGCGTTGCGGCTTCGCGTGCCGACGTGGACGGGTGATCGGTTTGTGCCGGGGAATCTTTATCGGTTTCTTGATGGGGCGACTTCGTCTCCGATTGCGGTGACGGTGAATGGAAAGGCGGAGGCGGCGACGATGGAGAAGGGGTTCGCGGTGATTCGCCGGAAGTGGAACGCGGGTGACAAGGTGAGCTTGGAGTTGTCGATGCCGGTGCGCTTTGCGGGATGCGATCCACGGGTGAGAGCGGATGTCGACCGGATTGCGGTGACGCGTGGGCCTCTGGTCTATTGCGCGGAGCAGGCGGACAATCCGGGCGGGGTGCTGAATGAGTTCCTTGCGAGTCCACCGGCGGTTTCGGAGGTCAAGGTTGGCGATCAGGACATCGCGGGCTTGGCCAAGGTGAAGACCATCTCGTTGCCGGGGCAGGCGCTGGTGGATGGCAAGGCGGCTGCGGCGGAGCTGAAGCTGATTCCTTACTATGCCTGGAACAACCGCGGTGCCGGGCAGATGGAGGTCTGGCTGCCGCGGAAGCAGGCGATGACGATTCCGCGGGCTGAGGATTCGCCCTTCAAGGCGGTGCGGGCTTCGCACACCTGGCAGAGGGATCTGGCGGAAGCGGTGGGGGACTTGCGTTCTCCGGCGGATTCGAAGGATGAGGGGATTCCGCGGTGGACGAGTTGGCCGGAGAAAGGAAAGGCGCAGTGGGTGGAGGTGGATCTCAAGAAGCCGGGCAAGCTCCGGTCGGTGGCGCCGTATTGGTATGATGATGGCGGTGGTGTGCAGTTGCCGGTTTCGTGGGAGGTCGAAACGCGTAGCGGTGGCGAGTGGTTACCGCTGAAGCTCTACAACACGGATGCTTACCAGCAGGCGAAGGATCAGTTCAACGTGGTGCACCCGGCGAGCCCGATCCCAGTGGATGCGATCCGGGTGAAGATGGCTCCGAAGGCTGATGCGTGCGTGGGGATCTTGGAGCTGCGAGTGGAGATGGAAGGGCCGTAGGGGCAGATCGGTGGATTTTTCCGGGATTTTATATATCGAACGCGTTTCTAATTTCGCTTGAGTTTTCGGGGAGTTGGCTTTGATTCGCCAGCGTCCTGCCTCCCGCTGCCACATTGCCCAAGTGTGGAGGGAACTGAACCCCGGCAGGGAGCGCAAAACCCATGCTCGCGATTTCCCCGAAGGCCGGTGTGGCCGGCCTTTGCCCACGTGTCGGTTATTGGCCTTTTGTTGCCGCGATGGCGTTGTCCGGTTTGACGCCGGTGCAGGCGCTGACGTGGCACTTCGGCTACGTCTACAATGACGACCAGGCGAAGAAGGATCAGATCACGGCGGTGATGAACGAGGCGGTGGCGGTTTACAACGCGTCCACGAATTTCAACGTCGATATTAATGTCGCCTACCACCCGGGCGTGCCGACGGCGGAGTCGAACTACAACGGCGAGCTGAAATTCGGGGGCTCGATCAGCACGCAGGTGGCGATTCACGAAATCGCGCACTATCTGGGCAGCGGGACGACCAACGAGTGGAACGATCGCTTCGGCGGCGACAATGTGTGGGACGGCGCGATGCTGAAGCACTTCGTGAAGCAGTACGACGGGCCGGGCGCGGAGATCTATCAGTCGGGCGTTCACTACTACCCGTATGGCTTCAATTACGGCAATGAGGATAGCCCGCAAGCGAGGCGGAGATTGCCGAGGCTGATCGAGGCGATGCGTTTCGATCTCGGCTTCATTTCCGATGGCGATGGCGACGGGATGTCGGACGAGTGGGAGAATTTCAAGATCGGCGGGATGTCCCAGACTGCCACCGGTGATGCCGATGGGGATGGGATCGCGAATCGCGATGAGTGGCTGACCGATGGTGATCCGCTGCGCTCAGCGCCGGTGCGGAATGGCCATACCTATCTGATCCGCTCGCGCCTCAGCCAGAAGCTGATGGAAGTGGCGGGCATGGGAGCCGGGGCGAATGTCCGCCAGAATGCGCCCGATGGCTCGGACTTCCAGAAATGGACGGCCACGCACGTGGGCGGCGGCTATTGGAAATTCCTCAACGTCGCCAGTGGCAAGGCGCTTGAGACCGGCGGTCTGTCCAATGATCCCGGGGCCAACATCATGGTGTGGGATGATCTGGGGCACGACTACCAGCAGTGGCGCGTGGTGCCGGAGGGCGCGGCGAATTGGAAGATCATCAACAAGGGCAGCCGCAACAAGGTGGTGGATGTCGAAGGTGGCCCGAATGCCCTGGGCAATCTCGTGAACATCTCGCAATACAACGATGACATCGGGGCGAACAACCAGGCGTGGTCCTTTGAAGACATCACCGCGGGCGAGCCGACCGGTGCGCTGCTGCAGGCGCTCTACAAGCTCGACGGCAGTGTGCGCGACGCGAGCAGCAATGAGCTCCACGGGACTGCCAGCAACGTGAGCTATGGCGCGGGTCGTGTGGATGTGCAGGCTGCTGTTTTCAATGGCACCAACAGCTCGGTGCAGATCCCGGCGGCGGTGGACATGACCTTCAGTATCGCCTTTTGGGTGAAGACGACGGCCACCGCTGGCACCGGGCAGTGGTATAGCGGCATGGGATTGGTGGACGGCGAAGTGGCAGGAGTGGCGACGGACTTCGGGCTCGCGCTGGTGGGAAACAAGATCGGCTTTGGCGTGGGGAATACCGACCTCACCATTACCAGCAACAACGCGGTGAACGATGGTCAGTGGCATCATGTGGTGGCCACGCGTGACGGGACCACCGGCGCGATGCGGATCAACGTGGACGGAGTGCTACGCGCTACGGGCACCGGGCCAACGGGGCCGCGGCTTGCCACCGGCTCGCTGCGGCTTGGCAGCATCGGCGGAGTGGGCGGCTTCTTTAATGGCAGTCTGGATGAGGTGCGGCTCTACAGGGGCATCCTGTCGGCGACCGAGATCTCGCGTCTGGCCAATGTCAGCCGCACGCAGGTGGCTGGCTATGGATTCGAGAATCAGGTGCAGGATAGCAGCCAGCACGGGCATCATGGAACTGCGAGCGGGATCACCTATGTGGCGGGGAAGACCGGCACGAGTGCGGCGCAATTCGATGGCACGGGCAGCTTCGTGAAGATCCCTGCGGCACCTGTGACGGATTTCAGCGTGGCCTATTGGGTGAAGACCACGGCGACCGGTGGCACCGGGCAGTGGTGGGCGGGCAAGTCGATGGTGGATGCTGAAATGCCTGGTGCGGCGAACGACTGGGGCATTTCCCTGGTGGGTAACAAGGCGGGATTCGGGATGGGGAATCCCGATCAAACGATCCTTTCTACCACCGCGATCAACGATGGGACCTGGCATCACATCACCGCCACTCGCACGAATGCGGGAGCGATGAAGTTGTATGTGGATGGAGTGCTGCAGGCTTCCGGTGCGGGTCCGGCGGCTGCGCGCACGGCGGCGGGTTTCCTGCGGGTTGGCAGCTCTCCCTTTGGCGGCGTGTTTTTCGCCGGCACGATCGATGACCTGAAGATCTACAACTATGCGGTCGACGCAGGGCAAGCGGCGGCGCTGGCTTCACCGCTGCCTGCGCCGTGGGCGAGCCAGGACATCGGGGCACCGGGCAGTGATGGCTACGCTGGCTTTGATGGATCGACGTATTCGGTGGCTGGAGCGGGGAGCGGGATTGTTGGCACGAGCGATCAGTTTCATTTCCTATCATCGTCGCAGACGGGCGACCGGGTGCTGGTCACTCGCTTGCTGACGGGAGCCGTGAATCATGATGGCACGACATCGGCCGATGCGAAGGCGGGGCTGATGTTCCGCTCTTCCGCGGCGGCGAATGCGTCCTTCGTGGCGCTGGTGCACACGCAGACGAAGGGGCTGCAATTCCTGCATCGGGATGCGAGTGGCGGGGCGATCACGCAGACCGGTGTGGATGTCGCGCAGGGTGCTGCTTGTTGGCTGAGGCTGGCTCGTGCGGGGAATACGTTTGCCGCGTCGTATGCGACGACTCCGGGGGCTCCGACGGATGGCGATTGGGTGCCGCTCGGTTCTCATGTCGCGGTGTTGGGCGCTACTGTTCCCGGTGGATTGGCCGTGAGTTCGCAGACGCCGGCGAAGATCGCGACTGCTACCTTTGCCTCGCTTTCCTCAACGCTGAACGCGCCTCCGACCTTGTCGGTGGTGTCTGACCAAACGATTGCTGAAAATACTTCGACGGCGGTCCTTCCGGTGACGGTGGGAGATGTGGAGAGTTCCGCGGCTTCGCTGGTGTTCGGTGCAAGTTCCTCCAACGCGACGCTCGTTCCTCCGTCGGGCATCGTGGCGGGAGGCAGCGGTGCGAACAGAACGGTGACTATTACTCCGGCGGGGAACCAATCGGGCAGTGCCGTGATTACGATCTCGGTGAGCGATGGAGGACTGCCGGTGACGCGCAGCTTCACGCTCACGGTGACGACCACGCCGGGTGGAGGGTGGCGCCAGCAGCACTTCGGGAGCACCTTGAACAGCGGGAATGCCGCGGATGCAGCTGATCCGGATGGGGACGGGATCGAGAATCTGTTAGAGCGGGCTTTCTCGCTGAATCCGGTGGTGGCCGGCGACCGGACGAAGTTGCCTGCCTTCACGAGGGAGGGTGCCTTCCTGGTGCTGAGCTACACGAAAAGCGTCGCGGCATCCGACCTTACATTTCAGGTGAAGTGGAGCAATGATCTGGCCAGCTGGTCGACCGACGGGGTGACGGACTCGCTGATTTCATCCGACGGGGCGACCGAGTTCCGGGCGGGGCGGGTGCCGGCGGCTCAGGTCGATCCGAAGCGATCCTTCCTGCGGCTGATGGTGACGCCGTGATGGTCTCCTGCTAAGGAAGAACCGGTTGGTAGGAACCTGTGGGAATCCCTAGGTATCCAAACTCATTGTCATTGGGTAAGGGTAATTACTGGCGGAAAAAACCCGTGGGAATTCTGACAGGCCATTGTGGCCAGGAGGAGTAACCACCCGTCAAAAAAGCCCCAAACCCGATGAAAGTGACGGATCTCGTCTTGAAAGGCAGGCTCGTGCTTGCGAGCAGTGCTCTTTTCCTCCCGGTCGGCGTGGCGTCGGCGGATGTGTTCACGAATGTGCCTGCGGCTGCCGGTTATCAGCTCGTGCACAGCCTGCCGGTCCCGGCGATCCAGGGTTCATTCAATACCACTGCGATCCCCTACGACGTGGACAACTCGTCGAATTGGGCGACGGGCAGCTTCAGTCGGGTGGCCTACTACCTGGAGCTTGCCGGCTCGACCGATCCGACGCGGCCGAATGGCTACGTCTTCGTTTCCTTTGACCGGCCCGCGGCACTGGCGAATGGCAAGCAGCTCGGCGTTCCCAGCAATGGACCGAATGGCACGCGGGTGGTGACGAACACGACGGTCACCAACATGACGGTGATCTCCAACATCCCGGGCATCCAGAATGGCAACGGCCTGGCGGGTGGGAGGCTGGAGTTCTGGCCGAGCGGCTACGCCCAGGGCGTGAATGGAGTTTTTGACTACGATGACAACGGCTTCAATGGCACCAGCGGCCATGGCTCGATGCAGATCCACAATGCCGCAGCGGCGCAGACGCTGATCGGCTACAGCGATTGGGGTGGGAATACCCCGGGCACGCCCTCGGAGATCGGTGCAGGTCCCAACCAAGGCGCGGGGCAGCCTGACTGGACCTTTTCCGATAGCGGCACCACTTACACCACGCGCTTGCTGCAGGTGCTGGTGCTGCCCGCGACGAATCTGGTGCCGATCGTGAATCCCAGCTTCGAGACGGATGCGATCGCGGGTGCGAATGCGCCGGTCTTCGAGGTGCGGACCACGGCGCCTACAGGCTGGGTGTACTCGGGCACGCCGGGGCAGGGCGTGATCGCGCCGGATGCCGGTGAGCCGAATGCCTTCTACAATGGCCTGACCACCGGCTACGCGGGGTCCAAGGCGCATTTCAATGTGACGCAGGGAACCAGCGGAGTGCCGACCGTCAGCCAGATTCTAACAAGCACGCTGCAGGCGAACACGACCTACACGCTTTCGCTCGCGCTCGGCAATCGTAGCAATGGGGATGCGTGGGGTGGGCATCATGTCGCGCTCAAGACCACGTCCGGGGTTGTGGTGGGCGAATGGACGGGTGGGAATACTGAACTCACTCCGGACAACACCTTCGGGAGAAGCTCTCGCAAGTTCACGACGGGAGCGAATCCGCCGGGGCTGGGCCAGCCCTTGCAGATCGTGATCGAGCAGCCGCTGGCGGCCGGCGGCCGGTATCTTGATTTCGATGATGTGGTCCTTACTGCTGATGCAGCGCCTGCAAGGCCGGTTGGCACGCCTGTCGATGTGATGATCGTGGCAGGCCAATCGAACGCACAGGGTTGGCAGGGCAACGTCAATGCGCTCAGCACGCCCAACCGGCGTTATGTGGATGCACCGAGTCCGAATGCCTTCATTTCCTACAAGCAGAATGCGTATGGGCAGCCGCTTTATATCAGCGGCAGCATGGGCCAGCTCTCGCAGCTCGGCGCAGGATTCGCCGGACAGTGGGAAGGGTTCGGGCCGGAACTTTCGCTGGGGACGGATCTTGCCGGACGACTGTCCAACAAGGTGGCGGTGATCAAGTTCGCGTCCGGGGGGGCGGGCTTGAACGGCCAGTTCAAGAAGACCGCGAACGATCTCTATCCACTGCTGGTGGCGCAGGTGAACAGCGGCATGGCGGAGCTGACCGCGCAGGGCTTCACGCCCACCATCAAGGGCTTCTTCTGGTTGCAAGGCGAGACCGATTCCGCCAACACCGGCGATGCGCCGCTCTACGGCGCGAACATCACGCAATTCCTGAGCGACCTGCGCACTGACCTCAATGCTCCGGCGATGAAGGCGGTGCTCACGGAGATCAATCCGAACATGCCCGCGCTCCAGACGCAGCCGACGGCCTCGGGTGTGGTGCTGGTGAACCAGGGGATGCAGACCCTGGCCACTGCCGATCCGCTGGTGGAATACGTCACGACCGCGGACATTACTTCCGGCTTCGGCGATACGATTCACTACGCGGCGGACCAGTTGGTTTCCATCGGCCAGCGCTGGGCAAATGCTTATCAGTCACCGCCGGCGGCACCTGCGGGTGGGAATGTGTTCACGCGCGTGCCGGAAGCCTCGGCGGAAGGATATCAGGTGCTCTATGAGCTGAATATCCCGCTCGATTCCGGCTATCGCGATGGCGTGGCACCCGCCTACAGCGTGGACAATAGCCTGACCGCCGCGCCCTTCGATCGCGTGGCGTATTACTTCGAGCTGACGAATGCCGATGGCACCTCGCGCTGGGTCTATGCCTCGATGGATGCCTTCACCACCGTGGCCAAGCAACTCGGCCTGCCGCACAATGTGCTGAACCCGGTGAAGCACCAGCGGCTGGTGGAGAACATGAACGTGTATTCGAACGTGCAGGGCCTGGTGACCGGCACTTCGCTCGATGGTGGCTCGGTGGAAATGTTCCCGAGCAATTACAACATGGGCCGCACCGGCTTCTATGCGGGCGATGGTGGGAATTACGATTGGGATGACAGCGGCGCAACCGCGACCGATGCGGGCTATGGCTCCTTCCAGGTTCACCATCCACTCTCGCAGCAGGTGCTCTTCGCCTACAATCACTGGGCTACCGCGGATGGTACGAATGACGATGTCGGCATCGGCAACCAGGCGACCGGCCAGCGCGACTACACCTTCGGTGCCACGGCTGCTGCCTATAACGCGCGGAAGCTGGTAATCCTCACCCGCCCGGCCAGTCATGTGACCTTCACGGCGATGCCGGGCAACCGCTCTCTGCAACCGCGGAACCTGACCACCAATCTCGCATCGGTATCGATCGCTGGCACCGAGCGCGAGGGCGGTTACAGCAATGTGGTGATGCGCCGCTATCGCGAAGGCGTATTCCAGAGCGAGTCGGTGCAGGCACTGGTCTACACGGCGGGTGCGGCTCCGTTCTCCTTCAGTTCGCAAATCCCGGCTGAGTTGGCGGGCTATGACTTCGAGGTGCTGCTGGAGAAGAATGGCGTGCGCCGGTTGGTGCGGCGCGCGACCGATGTGGTGGCGGGGGATGCCCTGCTCTTCTACGGCCAGTCGAACACCGAGGCGTGGATCGGCTTCGCGGCGAACAATACGACCTCGAATGGCTATGCGAGCCGCTGGGTGAGAACCTTCGGCCAGAACTCCGACTCGGGCGATGCCACGCGCAACAACCTCTCATGGGTGCAAGCCAACGGTGATGGTGGAGGCAGTCTCTACAACGATCCGGGGGCTATCGGGCAATGGGCAATGGTGATCGGCGGCAAGATCGTCGCCGATCACCAGATCCCGGTGGCGATCCTCAATGGTGCGCGCGGAGGCTACTCGATGCTGCAGCTTCAGAAGGATCACGCGCAGCCGGACAATCTCGATGACAACGGAGCGGTCACCCGCACGTACAACCGCCTGCGCTATCGTGCCACACGCGCCGGGGTCGCGGCAGCGGCACGGGCGATCTTCTACTACCAGGGCGAGTCGGATAACGACAATGCGACGCAGCACGGTGCCGGCTTCTTGGGGCTCCATAGCGATTGGCAGACGGACTACCCGGGGCTGGAACACATTTATGAGGTCCAGGTGCGACCCGGCTGCGGCGTGACGCGGGAGAACGTGGCCCTGCGCGAACTCCAGCGCAGCTTCGGCGACACGTATGCAAATACGTCCGTCATGACGACGAATGGCTACCAACCGCACGATGGCTGCCACTATCGCTTCACCGGCGGGTACGAGTTGCTAGGCCTGCAACACTTCGCGCAGGTGTCGCGCGATTTGTATCACGGACCCACCGGGCCGAACATCGATGCGCTGAATCCTGGCACCATCGGGTTCACGGATGACAGCCATACGAAGATCCTGGTGACGATGCGAAATGCCGGAGCGACCATCAATTTCCCGGCGGGGGCCTTGAGCGACTTCGCGCTGACCGGGACGAGTGCCACCATTACCGGCTACAGTGTAGCGGGCTCGACGATCCTGTTCAACCTGAGCGCGCCGGTCGACAGCGGTGCCTTCCTGGAGTACCGCAGCCACAGCGGGGGCGGGGATTTCGTCACGAATGGTTCGGGCGTGGGCCTGCTGGCCTTCAGCCAACGGATCGGCCAGCAGCCGCCGACCGTGATGCTGTCATCGCCCGTGAGGACCCGTCCGGCGACGGTGGGCGAATCCATCGTGGTCAATGCAACGACCACGCCGGGCGAGAACGGGGCTGCCACCCGCATGGTGTTTCTGGTGAATGGCGTTCCATTGTTAGAGACCACGGGGAGCACGCTGGCGACCAATTGGCAGGTGCCGGCGGCCGGGGCGCATCTGCTGGAGGTGGTGGCCTACGATGCGACGGGAAACTACGGGCGCGCTTCCGTCACGATCTTCACGGCGGTCTCGACCACTCCCGGTGGAGTCACGAGCGGACTCGTCGTCTGGCTGAAGGCGGAGAGCGGCATCACGAAGGATGCCAGCGGCTACGTTTCCGCGTGGGTGGACCAGGCAGGTGCGGCAGATTCCGCGACCCAGCCGACGAACGGCAATAAGCCGCGCTATCTGGAGGCACATCTCGGCAACGGGCCTGCGCTGCACTTCGACGGCAATGACTTCATGTCCGGAGCCACCGGCATGCCGACCGGCAGCTATACCAAGATCGTCCGCTTCGCGCTGGACGCCTACCCGCCCTCTAACAACCTGGTCTCGGCAGGGACCGCTGGCGATACGACGAACCGCGATCATGCGCTATTCTTCGAGGGGACGCCGAATGCGAAGATCTACCACTCCGGCACCTTCCTCACCGCATCGATCGCCACGCCGCTGGGCAAGCCATCGATCGTCCATGCCACCTATGATACGACGGTGAACACCGGTACCCTCTACGTGGACAATGCCCTCGGCGGCAGCGCGGTCTCGGGCGGGGACAATACGATCACGAACTACACGCTCGGCGGCTACAACGGCGGCAACAACACGCTCTCGGGCGATATCTCCGAGGTGCTGATCTACAGCCGCGTGCTCACTGCCACCGAGCGGAACTCCGTTTACACGTACCTGGACCAGAAATATCTCGCGCCGTATGCCCTGTGGTTGAGAGGGCACGGGTCGGTGGCCGATGCCGCCGATCCTGGGAAGGATGGAGTCCCCGCGATCATCGAATACGCCCACGGTCTGGATCCGGCGGTGAACAATGCGGGTTCCCCGCGGTTCCTGCGGGTGGAGAATGTCGGCGGGCTGCCTGAACTCCGGTTTGATAAAGCGGTGGCGAGTTCGGACGCATGGGTGCAGGTGGAGATGTCGAGCGACCTGGCAACGTGGACCGAGCAGACCTCCGAGGTGGTGGGAAGCTCCGGCGGCTTTGAAACGCGCCGCGTGGTCATTCCGGGCGAGACGGGGACGGCAGCTAAGCGGTTTGCACGGCTCAGGGTGTCAGCACGGCGGTGACGCCCGGCGGGGCCCTTGGCTGGATACCGGGTGGAGTGGGGGCCAGTGATTTCGGTTTAAACCACGGGGATTTGGGTGACATTATGGGGGTTGAAACCCGTGGACGGCTGCCGTGCCGGTCCGCTTGCCCGGAAACCCTGTCAGATGTCTAATTCCCGCGCCCTGATCTTTTCGCTGCTCGCCTTGGTTGCTCCGGCCGTGCGGGCGGAAGTGATTCTCCAGTATTTCGGCACCTCTTGGAATGAGATCGAGCGCCGGGTGCCGGAGCTGGTGGAGCGTGGGTATGATTCGCTGTGGCTGCCGCCGCCGTTCAAGGGCGGGGCGGGGACTTATTCGGTGGGTTTCGATACGCTGGACCGGTTCGATCTGGGGGATCGTGACCAGTCGGGAACGGTGCGGACGAAGTATGGGACGAAGGATGACCTGCTGCGGCTGATGCGGACGGCGCACCGCTTCGGGATGCGGGTGTATTTCGACAACGTGACGGCTCACAATGCGGGGGCGCTGGATAAGACCGTGAACCCCGGGCAGCTGTTTCCCGGAGCGCCGGGATTCGTTCCGGAGGATTTCCACCTCGTGCGCGAGAGCAACGGGACGTGGCGCAAGGCGGCGGATTGGCCGGATTGGAATGATGAGTGGCAGGTGCTGAACCGGAATCCTTTCGCGTGGGACATCGCGCAGGAGTCGCCGCAGAATGTGAGCTTCAATCCGACGGGAACGGCTGAGGCGCACACGTATGCGAAGTGGAGCGGTATCCGTCATGCGGGGATGACCGAGCGATACTTGGACACGGATCTGACAGTGGCGACGAATGGCACGGGCGAGGCGGTGCATCCGTTCGCGAACAAGGAGCCGTTTCAAGACGTGGGCTACAACGATGGTGGCATCGTGGGGGCGAACAATGGGCGCTTTGATTTCAAGGATCTCAATGGGAATGGGCAGCATGATGTGGGCGAGCCGAGCGAGCCTTTCACCGATACCGGGGTGGATCCGACGGTGCCGGAGCGCCGGACGTTGGCGTGGGGTTATGGGGATGGGATTTACAACATGGGCAATCCGGTGGCGGAGGATGTCAACGGGATGCTGAACCGTGCGGTGCGCTGGTTCGTCGAGGAGACGAAGCCCGATGGTTTCCGGCTGGATGCGGTGAAGCACGTGCCGTCGTACTTTTTCGGCAAGCAGGATGGGGCGGACAAGGATCGCTCGAACTGGGGCTATGGCGGGCAGATCCAGGAGCAGTTCAACATCAGCCGCGGCTACACTGACTGGAACAATCATCGCGACACGCTCTTCGGCGGTGAGAACGAGGTGCGCGATGATGCGATGCTCTTCGGCGAACATCTTGGTTCGCCGCCGGCGGAGGGTGGGTATCTGAGCGCGGGGATGCGGATCGCGAATGACAATGTGCTGAATGCCGTCAAGAGCTCGATCGGCAACAATTTGACGGGTTTCGATGCACCGAACTACGGTGGTTATGGTAGTTCCGGCCAGACGGTGAACTACGTGATGAGCCACGACAATGCTTACCTCTATGGGGGTGACCGGCCGGCGGCGCATGCCTACATTCTCACTCGCGAGGGGCTGCCGATCATTTA
This window contains:
- a CDS encoding glycoside hydrolase family 127 protein, yielding MLIVRSSLRRASLAIIASSGCIVSHAEEASLQEIAFDQVKLTDEFWSPRLERQRTVLVPFAFSKTEEAVAHLQAAADVLAGKPQANPPKPQRYITSDLYKVMEGAAYLLKSHRDPEIEARMDRITDVIAASQKPDGYIFPPHVIGNAGPRDETGDKPYSYEVHSHETYNVGHLYEAAVAYYKATGKRKLLDVAEKNARHINHVFFEGDPAYNGGKPVNQAPGHEEIELALVKMHEATGDPLYLTMARRFLEIRGVTYVPHGEGIMAPSYAQQQAPVLKQDAPVGHAVRATYLYSAMADVGRLERDPQYGEALDKIWGNMVNKLMHITGGLGAIHGIEGFGPDYELPNADAYNETCAAVGNVFFSYRLFLNQRDSRYLDVAEVALYNNVLAGVNLEGNRFFYVNPLESDGHRPFNQGTAGRAEWFHTACCPTNLARLLPQVAGMIYSADEKDLYVGLYAGSETQVDLAGTKVKVAQKTGYPFSGKVELSLDPETPAEFALRLRVPTWTGDRFVPGNLYRFLDGATSSPIAVTVNGKAEAATMEKGFAVIRRKWNAGDKVSLELSMPVRFAGCDPRVRADVDRIAVTRGPLVYCAEQADNPGGVLNEFLASPPAVSEVKVGDQDIAGLAKVKTISLPGQALVDGKAAAAELKLIPYYAWNNRGAGQMEVWLPRKQAMTIPRAEDSPFKAVRASHTWQRDLAEAVGDLRSPADSKDEGIPRWTSWPEKGKAQWVEVDLKKPGKLRSVAPYWYDDGGGVQLPVSWEVETRSGGEWLPLKLYNTDAYQQAKDQFNVVHPASPIPVDAIRVKMAPKADACVGILELRVEMEGP
- a CDS encoding LamG-like jellyroll fold domain-containing protein — translated: MLAISPKAGVAGLCPRVGYWPFVAAMALSGLTPVQALTWHFGYVYNDDQAKKDQITAVMNEAVAVYNASTNFNVDINVAYHPGVPTAESNYNGELKFGGSISTQVAIHEIAHYLGSGTTNEWNDRFGGDNVWDGAMLKHFVKQYDGPGAEIYQSGVHYYPYGFNYGNEDSPQARRRLPRLIEAMRFDLGFISDGDGDGMSDEWENFKIGGMSQTATGDADGDGIANRDEWLTDGDPLRSAPVRNGHTYLIRSRLSQKLMEVAGMGAGANVRQNAPDGSDFQKWTATHVGGGYWKFLNVASGKALETGGLSNDPGANIMVWDDLGHDYQQWRVVPEGAANWKIINKGSRNKVVDVEGGPNALGNLVNISQYNDDIGANNQAWSFEDITAGEPTGALLQALYKLDGSVRDASSNELHGTASNVSYGAGRVDVQAAVFNGTNSSVQIPAAVDMTFSIAFWVKTTATAGTGQWYSGMGLVDGEVAGVATDFGLALVGNKIGFGVGNTDLTITSNNAVNDGQWHHVVATRDGTTGAMRINVDGVLRATGTGPTGPRLATGSLRLGSIGGVGGFFNGSLDEVRLYRGILSATEISRLANVSRTQVAGYGFENQVQDSSQHGHHGTASGITYVAGKTGTSAAQFDGTGSFVKIPAAPVTDFSVAYWVKTTATGGTGQWWAGKSMVDAEMPGAANDWGISLVGNKAGFGMGNPDQTILSTTAINDGTWHHITATRTNAGAMKLYVDGVLQASGAGPAAARTAAGFLRVGSSPFGGVFFAGTIDDLKIYNYAVDAGQAAALASPLPAPWASQDIGAPGSDGYAGFDGSTYSVAGAGSGIVGTSDQFHFLSSSQTGDRVLVTRLLTGAVNHDGTTSADAKAGLMFRSSAAANASFVALVHTQTKGLQFLHRDASGGAITQTGVDVAQGAACWLRLARAGNTFAASYATTPGAPTDGDWVPLGSHVAVLGATVPGGLAVSSQTPAKIATATFASLSSTLNAPPTLSVVSDQTIAENTSTAVLPVTVGDVESSAASLVFGASSSNATLVPPSGIVAGGSGANRTVTITPAGNQSGSAVITISVSDGGLPVTRSFTLTVTTTPGGGWRQQHFGSTLNSGNAADAADPDGDGIENLLERAFSLNPVVAGDRTKLPAFTREGAFLVLSYTKSVAASDLTFQVKWSNDLASWSTDGVTDSLISSDGATEFRAGRVPAAQVDPKRSFLRLMVTP